A genomic stretch from Candidatus Omnitrophota bacterium includes:
- the dnaG gene encoding DNA primase, producing the protein MAGIPQNILDDIINKVDIVEVISSYIPLKKAGRNFRAVCPFHHEKTPSFMVSSDKQIYHCFGCGAGGNVFNFLMRYERLEFPEAVEAMARKAGVALPKFHSAETRKIESLSSQLHNINALAAEFYHKNIFSDAGGSARAYLHKRGITDENIKQFNLGFAPDKWDGLINFLRAGGISVSLIEKAGLAVSKSDKMGFYDRFRNRIIFPIYEIRGRVIGFGARTMDKEVTPKYINSPETQVYIKGKHLFGLNLSKEPIGTADYVAIVEGYLDFITPYINGFTSIAASLGTALTTDQIRLIKRYTHNVVMVYDADKAGELAALRSLDLLIEEDLNVKVVSLGDELDPDSFIRKNGISAFRKKIDTAQTLFDYKLGLLYRRYNRETIEDRAKIAKEMLFTINKIKNEIVKSEYVKRLASELRVKEESLRLELKNAKDKNAGFRGFELNSQKFKAAAGQLEKMLVGLAMEDKESLNKLRDNLKPSDFKDGRLNELVGIMFELGSQGIEDVCASALINRCGDSSAAELVSELCACVLDVHSDDKERVLNDCIERLKSERLKARRVAIQEELKAAEGRSDETKISQLMEEFRGLTLRQRSGLTKSGGIK; encoded by the coding sequence ATGGCCGGTATCCCGCAGAATATTCTTGACGATATAATCAATAAGGTTGATATCGTTGAGGTCATTTCCAGCTACATTCCGCTGAAGAAGGCGGGAAGGAATTTCAGGGCGGTCTGCCCTTTTCATCATGAGAAAACGCCTTCTTTTATGGTGAGTTCCGACAAGCAGATCTACCACTGTTTCGGCTGCGGCGCCGGCGGCAACGTATTTAATTTTCTTATGCGCTACGAGCGCCTGGAATTTCCCGAGGCAGTGGAGGCGATGGCAAGGAAGGCGGGAGTGGCCCTGCCGAAGTTTCACAGCGCTGAGACCCGGAAGATCGAATCGCTGAGCAGCCAGCTGCACAATATAAACGCGCTTGCCGCGGAATTTTATCATAAAAATATTTTTTCCGATGCGGGCGGCAGCGCGCGGGCATATCTTCATAAGCGCGGTATTACGGATGAAAATATAAAGCAGTTCAATCTTGGGTTTGCTCCGGATAAATGGGACGGGCTTATTAATTTCTTAAGGGCCGGGGGCATAAGCGTTTCCCTGATCGAGAAGGCAGGCCTCGCGGTAAGCAAATCAGATAAGATGGGGTTCTATGACAGGTTCAGGAACAGGATAATCTTTCCCATATACGAGATCAGGGGCAGGGTGATCGGTTTTGGCGCGCGTACCATGGACAAAGAAGTAACGCCTAAGTATATCAATTCTCCCGAGACGCAAGTGTATATCAAGGGAAAGCACCTGTTCGGCCTGAATCTGAGCAAAGAGCCCATAGGCACAGCGGATTATGTCGCTATAGTAGAGGGCTATCTTGATTTTATTACGCCCTATATCAACGGTTTTACCAGTATAGCCGCTTCTTTAGGCACGGCGCTTACTACCGACCAGATACGGCTTATTAAACGTTATACCCATAATGTAGTAATGGTTTACGACGCGGATAAGGCGGGAGAGCTGGCCGCGCTGCGGAGTTTGGACCTGTTAATAGAAGAAGACCTGAATGTCAAGGTCGTGTCTTTGGGTGATGAGCTTGACCCGGATTCCTTCATACGAAAGAACGGCATAAGCGCCTTCCGTAAGAAAATAGATACGGCCCAGACGCTGTTTGATTATAAGCTCGGGTTATTATACAGGCGATACAACAGGGAAACTATCGAAGACAGGGCAAAGATAGCGAAGGAGATGCTCTTTACCATTAACAAGATCAAGAATGAGATAGTTAAGTCCGAGTATGTTAAGCGGCTGGCGTCGGAATTAAGGGTAAAGGAAGAGTCGCTGCGGCTTGAACTTAAGAACGCGAAGGATAAGAACGCGGGATTCAGGGGCTTTGAGCTTAACAGCCAGAAGTTCAAGGCGGCTGCCGGCCAGCTGGAGAAGATGCTTGTCGGGTTGGCAATGGAGGACAAGGAGTCATTGAATAAGCTTAGAGATAACCTCAAGCCATCGGATTTCAAGGACGGGCGGCTTAACGAGCTCGTAGGCATTATGTTTGAACTCGGCTCGCAGGGGATAGAGGATGTCTGCGCTTCGGCCCTGATAAACCGCTGCGGCGATAGTTCCGCGGCAGAGCTGGTTTCCGAATTGTGCGCTTGTGTTCTGGACGTGCATTCAGATGATAAGGAAAGGGTGTTGAATGACTGCATAGAGCGCCTCAAATCAGAGAGACTAAAGGCGCGCCGCGTGGCTATTCAGGAAGAATTGAAGGCCGCGGAAGGGCGCAGCGATGAAACAAAGATCAGCCAATTGATGGAAGAATTCAGGGGCTTAACCCTTCGACAGCGCTCAGGGTTAACAAAATCAGGCGGGATAAAATGA